In the genome of Nocardia sp. NBC_00416, one region contains:
- a CDS encoding lysophospholipid acyltransferase family protein — protein MAREPVFDVLAGLVHAVVFAQGVRIDIRGQENIPRTGGAVLAVNHTSYLDFMEVGVVGRRSGRNVRFMMKAELDHGLVGFLMKHCKAIGVDRTAGAESFGQAVRALREGELVVVYPEATISRSFELKEFKSGAARMALESGAPIIPLTIWGAHRTWTKGFPKQLGRHNFPVHIRIGEPLAAAGSVDEVNTTLRARMGELLTAAQEGYPAPAGAPWVPARLGGGAPTLEQAAILEAEEYARRHVQRP, from the coding sequence ATGGCGCGGGAGCCGGTTTTCGATGTTCTGGCCGGGCTGGTGCACGCGGTGGTCTTCGCTCAGGGCGTACGCATCGATATCCGCGGCCAGGAGAACATCCCGCGCACCGGTGGCGCGGTACTCGCCGTGAACCACACCTCCTACCTCGATTTCATGGAAGTAGGAGTAGTAGGACGCCGGTCGGGGCGCAATGTGCGGTTCATGATGAAAGCCGAACTCGACCACGGCCTCGTCGGTTTCCTGATGAAGCACTGCAAGGCGATCGGTGTCGACCGCACCGCCGGCGCGGAATCGTTCGGCCAGGCGGTCCGGGCACTCCGGGAAGGCGAACTGGTCGTGGTCTACCCGGAGGCCACCATCAGCCGCAGTTTCGAATTGAAAGAGTTCAAATCGGGCGCGGCGCGAATGGCGCTCGAATCGGGCGCCCCGATCATCCCTCTCACGATCTGGGGAGCGCACCGGACCTGGACCAAGGGATTCCCGAAACAGCTGGGCCGCCACAACTTCCCGGTCCACATCCGGATCGGCGAACCGCTGGCCGCCGCAGGGTCGGTCGACGAGGTGAACACCACCCTGCGTGCCCGAATGGGCGAGCTCCTGACTGCCGCGCAGGAAGGGTACCCGGCCCCGGCCGGTGCGCCCTGGGTCCCCGCCCGGCTGGGCGGCGGGGCGCCGACTCTCGAACAAGCCGCGATCCTGGAAGCCGAGGAGTACGCACGGCGACACGTGCAACGCCCCTGA
- a CDS encoding lysophospholipid acyltransferase family protein, with the protein MEPVYRTIIGLARTVFFLEGLKFTVTGDENIPASGGAVLAVNHTGYMDFTYAGLPVRTPKRYIRFMAKSEVFDNKISGPIMRALKHIPVDRAAGADSYQAALEYLQRGELVGVYPEATISRSFEIKDLKSGAARMAIEAGVPIIPITIWGAQRVWTKGHPKRLGRTNTPISIAVGTPIQPDQPVADLTAELKKTMQELLHGLQEDYTHEPGAYWVPARLGGGAPTLEEADAMDATEIAERTARRQTAPGDQDDTGA; encoded by the coding sequence GTGGAACCCGTCTACCGGACGATCATCGGGCTGGCCCGGACCGTCTTCTTCCTCGAGGGCCTGAAGTTCACCGTGACCGGCGATGAGAACATTCCCGCCTCCGGTGGCGCTGTTCTCGCGGTCAATCACACCGGGTACATGGATTTCACCTACGCGGGCCTGCCGGTGCGCACGCCCAAGCGCTATATCCGGTTCATGGCCAAAAGCGAGGTTTTCGACAACAAGATCTCCGGGCCGATCATGCGGGCACTCAAACATATTCCGGTGGACCGGGCGGCCGGGGCCGACTCCTACCAGGCCGCGCTCGAATACCTGCAACGCGGTGAGCTGGTGGGCGTGTACCCCGAGGCCACCATCAGCCGCAGTTTCGAGATCAAGGATCTGAAATCGGGCGCCGCCCGGATGGCGATCGAAGCCGGGGTGCCGATCATTCCGATCACCATCTGGGGCGCGCAGCGGGTGTGGACGAAGGGGCATCCGAAGCGGTTGGGCCGCACCAATACCCCGATCTCCATCGCCGTCGGCACGCCGATCCAGCCGGACCAGCCCGTCGCGGACCTCACCGCCGAACTCAAGAAGACCATGCAGGAACTGCTGCACGGCCTGCAAGAGGACTACACACACGAGCCCGGCGCGTATTGGGTTCCGGCCCGGCTCGGAGGCGGTGCGCCTACCCTGGAGGAAGCCGATGCGATGGACGCCACCGAGATCGCCGAGCGCACCGCCCGCAGACAGACCGCACCAGGCGACCAGGACGACACCGGCGCGTAG
- a CDS encoding Rieske 2Fe-2S domain-containing protein, which translates to MQITSVGHAGFHIRTAAGSILCDPWVNPAYFGSWFPFPDNTQLDWEELGNCDFLYVSHLHRDHFDAAHLAEYINKDATVLLPDYPVPDLRRELEKLGFHKFFETEDSVKHTVNGSMGIGGGDPAAELDIMIVALRAPADGPIGDSGLIVSDGETTCFNMNDARPVDMDVLHEAFGTIDIHLLQYSGAIWYPMVYDIPARTKSNFGKQKRQRGMDRARSYIEQVGATWVVPSAGPPVFLDDELRYLNDDCGDAGNIFPDQMVFLEQMREHGHDRGLLMVPGSAVDVHGSELELTHPYDPATIWSDKAAYIEKMAQRLAPVLVAEKKTWAQAEGEPLLEPLRGLFEPIMAQSDLICDGIGYPVGLVMGEETVVLDFPKRTVRAPLEGEGKYRYGFRIAPELVRTVLRDGEPDWVNTIFLSTRFQAWRIGGYNEFLYTFFKCLTDERIAYADGWFSEAHDDSASTELAGWEIQRRCPHLKADLSKFGVVEGSTLTCNLHGWQWDLESGRCKTSKGHELRSRKVSEPAG; encoded by the coding sequence GTGCAGATCACCAGCGTCGGACATGCGGGATTCCATATCCGGACCGCGGCCGGGTCGATCCTTTGCGATCCCTGGGTGAACCCCGCGTACTTCGGTTCGTGGTTCCCGTTCCCGGACAACACCCAGCTCGACTGGGAGGAACTGGGGAACTGCGATTTCCTCTATGTGTCGCATCTGCACCGCGACCATTTCGACGCCGCGCATCTGGCCGAGTACATCAACAAGGACGCCACTGTCCTGCTGCCCGACTACCCGGTGCCGGATCTGCGTCGTGAGCTGGAGAAACTGGGCTTCCACAAATTCTTCGAGACCGAGGATTCGGTCAAGCACACGGTGAACGGGTCCATGGGTATCGGCGGCGGCGATCCGGCCGCCGAACTGGACATCATGATCGTCGCGCTGCGTGCTCCCGCGGACGGGCCGATCGGCGATTCCGGTCTCATCGTCTCCGACGGCGAGACCACCTGTTTCAATATGAACGACGCGCGGCCCGTCGATATGGATGTGCTGCACGAGGCATTCGGCACGATCGATATTCATCTGCTGCAGTACTCCGGCGCCATCTGGTATCCGATGGTCTACGACATTCCGGCCCGCACGAAATCGAATTTCGGCAAGCAGAAGCGGCAGCGCGGAATGGACCGCGCGCGCAGTTATATCGAGCAGGTCGGCGCCACCTGGGTCGTCCCGTCCGCCGGGCCGCCGGTATTCCTCGACGACGAACTGCGCTACCTCAACGACGACTGCGGCGACGCGGGCAATATCTTCCCCGACCAGATGGTCTTCCTCGAGCAGATGCGTGAGCACGGTCACGATCGTGGGCTGTTGATGGTGCCCGGGTCCGCCGTCGATGTGCACGGCAGTGAACTCGAACTCACCCATCCCTACGACCCGGCCACGATCTGGAGCGATAAAGCCGCCTATATCGAGAAGATGGCGCAGCGGCTGGCGCCGGTGCTGGTCGCGGAGAAGAAGACCTGGGCTCAGGCCGAGGGCGAGCCTTTGCTCGAGCCGCTGCGGGGCCTGTTCGAACCGATCATGGCGCAGAGCGATCTGATCTGCGACGGGATCGGGTACCCGGTCGGCCTCGTGATGGGGGAGGAGACCGTGGTCCTGGACTTCCCGAAGCGCACCGTCCGCGCTCCGCTCGAGGGTGAGGGCAAATACCGCTACGGTTTCCGGATCGCCCCCGAACTGGTGCGCACGGTATTGCGCGACGGCGAACCGGACTGGGTGAACACGATCTTCCTGTCCACCAGGTTCCAGGCCTGGCGGATCGGCGGATACAACGAGTTCCTCTACACGTTCTTCAAATGCCTGACCGACGAACGCATCGCGTACGCCGACGGCTGGTTCTCCGAGGCCCACGACGATTCGGCGTCGACGGAATTGGCCGGCTGGGAGATCCAGCGCCGCTGCCCGCACCTGAAGGCCGATCTGTCGAAATTCGGTGTCGTGGAAGGCAGCACGCTGACCTGCAACCTGCACGGCTGGCAGTGGGATCTGGAGTCGGGTCGCTGCAAGACCTCGAAAGGGCACGAGCTCCGGTCCCGGAAGGTGTCCGAACCGGCGGGGTAG
- a CDS encoding type II toxin-antitoxin system Phd/YefM family antitoxin, with translation MTSMSASEARANLYPLIEQVNDDAVAVHITSRKGNAVLISEDEYNSLRETLYLMRSPANAARLAQGIAQLEAGDSVEVNMEQLAQELE, from the coding sequence ATGACCAGTATGTCCGCCAGCGAAGCGCGCGCCAACCTGTACCCACTCATCGAGCAGGTCAATGACGACGCCGTTGCCGTCCATATCACCAGCCGCAAAGGCAACGCCGTACTGATCTCCGAAGACGAGTACAACTCCCTTCGTGAAACTCTCTACCTGATGCGTTCCCCCGCCAATGCCGCACGCCTCGCCCAGGGCATCGCCCAACTCGAAGCCGGTGATTCTGTCGAGGTGAACATGGAGCAGCTCGCCCAAGAGCTCGAATGA
- a CDS encoding Txe/YoeB family addiction module toxin translates to MKVTCAKVAFEDLDHWISNDRKMALRIMRLINDIDRDPFTGLGKPEPLKGDKSGYWSRRINDEHRLVYAVSGDSILIAAARYHY, encoded by the coding sequence ATGAAAGTAACCTGCGCGAAGGTCGCATTCGAAGACCTGGACCATTGGATCTCCAACGACCGCAAAATGGCGTTGCGAATCATGCGTCTGATCAACGATATCGACCGTGACCCGTTCACCGGGCTGGGCAAGCCCGAGCCTTTGAAAGGCGATAAGTCCGGGTACTGGTCGCGCCGGATCAATGACGAACACCGCTTGGTCTATGCCGTTTCCGGCGACAGCATCCTCATTGCTGCGGCTCGCTACCACTACTGA
- a CDS encoding DUF3558 domain-containing protein, translated as MAVSANRMRWGVLACGAVLALAGCESGTEGSAGPVTPSMAAEVPAGFDPCTDIPQEVLESEDLAGYSRPTSSDTSGGKWKGCVFIQTDGYAAGIQTTTVTVDMVRDKGFPEATEFTAGGRKAISTRQLEEHAEASCFVNVEMNGGSLEFGLTNPSSNRKTGHLDTCELARALAEKVVPAIPAGV; from the coding sequence GTGGCGGTATCGGCGAATCGGATGCGGTGGGGTGTGCTCGCCTGTGGTGCTGTGCTGGCCTTGGCGGGGTGTGAATCCGGCACCGAGGGGTCGGCGGGGCCGGTGACACCGAGTATGGCGGCGGAGGTGCCGGCCGGGTTCGACCCGTGTACCGATATTCCGCAGGAGGTGCTGGAGTCCGAGGATTTGGCCGGCTATTCGCGGCCGACCAGCTCGGATACTTCGGGTGGGAAGTGGAAGGGGTGCGTCTTTATACAGACCGATGGTTACGCGGCCGGTATCCAGACCACGACCGTCACTGTTGACATGGTGCGGGACAAGGGCTTTCCTGAAGCAACCGAGTTCACTGCTGGTGGAAGGAAAGCCATCTCCACCCGTCAGTTGGAAGAGCATGCGGAAGCTTCCTGTTTCGTCAATGTCGAGATGAACGGAGGCAGTCTGGAATTCGGCCTCACCAATCCGTCATCGAACAGGAAGACTGGGCATCTCGACACCTGCGAGCTCGCCCGCGCGCTGGCGGAGAAGGTGGTACCGGCCATCCCAGCCGGTGTGTGA
- a CDS encoding helix-turn-helix domain-containing protein, translating to MTLCQGRSRTHPNHHGVFHLELSERLEAENAWFPLERSYRMAECAGSTLPRRQLGKHLRNGREAIGLTLADVGALMQWSISTVQRVEVGSTGRIRLVDVEALCRIYEFSHEFTEVLKGLALQAAGKSWWHEFGDLIPEHFDVFVDLESSAQALTWYEPELVPGIVQTPAYASALVRAGYPDEPAGEHDRRVKLRMRRQALITRTHAPVQIDITLRESVLRGVVGGSRVMAGQLRYLADLGTRPNVTVRILPFTAGFPMGVAMGPFVIIEPRNIARRQPPDPTVVYVESYTGDLYLEKPVAVGRYAQACQKLRRVALDDEQSRALLRRVAKEYGT from the coding sequence ATGACGCTGTGCCAGGGGCGATCGAGAACTCATCCGAATCACCATGGTGTTTTTCATCTTGAGCTATCGGAACGGCTCGAGGCTGAGAATGCCTGGTTCCCCTTGGAACGGAGCTACCGAATGGCCGAGTGTGCGGGATCGACTCTTCCCCGGCGGCAGCTGGGCAAACACCTGCGCAATGGGCGCGAAGCAATAGGGCTGACGCTGGCCGATGTGGGCGCGTTGATGCAATGGAGTATCAGCACCGTCCAGCGGGTGGAGGTCGGCAGTACCGGACGGATCCGGTTGGTGGATGTCGAGGCGCTGTGCCGGATCTACGAGTTCAGCCACGAGTTCACCGAGGTGTTGAAAGGTCTCGCCCTCCAGGCGGCGGGTAAGAGCTGGTGGCACGAGTTCGGTGATCTCATCCCGGAACACTTCGATGTATTCGTGGACCTGGAGTCTTCGGCGCAGGCACTGACCTGGTATGAACCGGAACTTGTGCCCGGCATCGTGCAGACTCCTGCGTACGCGAGCGCACTGGTCAGAGCCGGATATCCCGATGAGCCTGCTGGAGAACATGATCGACGTGTAAAGCTGAGGATGAGAAGGCAGGCCCTGATCACCCGAACTCATGCGCCTGTCCAAATCGACATCACCCTCCGGGAGTCGGTTCTCCGGGGCGTTGTCGGTGGTTCCCGCGTTATGGCGGGCCAGCTGCGGTACCTGGCAGATCTAGGTACGCGACCGAATGTGACGGTCAGGATCCTGCCCTTCACTGCGGGTTTTCCCATGGGAGTCGCGATGGGACCGTTTGTGATCATCGAACCTCGCAATATCGCGCGCCGCCAGCCTCCTGACCCGACGGTCGTCTATGTCGAGAGCTACACCGGGGACCTGTATTTGGAGAAGCCGGTGGCGGTGGGACGGTATGCTCAGGCCTGCCAGAAGCTTCGGCGGGTGGCGCTCGATGACGAGCAGAGTCGGGCACTGCTGCGGCGGGTCGCAAAGGAGTACGGGACATGA
- a CDS encoding DUF397 domain-containing protein → MIDRLSGAGWFKSTYSGADKACVEVAFLADGAVGIRDSKNPAGPALVVDPAAWDCFLDSVARR, encoded by the coding sequence ATGATTGATCGTCTATCGGGCGCGGGATGGTTCAAGAGCACTTACAGCGGTGCCGATAAGGCGTGTGTGGAGGTCGCCTTCTTGGCCGACGGTGCGGTCGGTATCCGTGACTCCAAGAATCCCGCCGGGCCGGCCCTCGTGGTCGATCCGGCGGCATGGGATTGCTTCCTCGACTCCGTCGCCCGGCGCTGA
- the hemC gene encoding hydroxymethylbilane synthase, which yields MASRIIRIATRSSPMAVAQAEQVAAGIAGFGMETELVKVTSAGDRWMGDLAKLGGKGAFVKEIDDALLDDRADLAVHCLKDIPGDIPIPEGIAFAGFPARDDVRDAIITKDGRPLAEQPAGTVVGTSSVRRAAQLRLHYPGLEMKPLRGNMNTRLQRLEDGYCDVLIAAVSGMYRIGREDRITEILPVEVMCPPIGAGVLTLACRADDDEVRELAGRLDHAETRRVADAERAMLHALQGHCNSPIAGVCVIEPTGRLSLRGKVFDLEGTRWLDAHHWGVPEDPQALGFFVGADLLRQGARAIIDSIPH from the coding sequence ATGGCTTCGCGCATCATCCGGATCGCCACCCGCTCCAGCCCGATGGCGGTGGCTCAAGCCGAGCAGGTCGCTGCCGGTATCGCCGGATTCGGAATGGAAACCGAGCTGGTGAAGGTGACCTCCGCCGGGGACCGCTGGATGGGGGATCTGGCGAAACTCGGCGGCAAGGGCGCTTTCGTCAAAGAGATCGACGACGCGCTACTGGACGATCGGGCCGATCTGGCCGTGCACTGTCTGAAGGACATCCCCGGCGATATCCCGATTCCCGAAGGTATCGCCTTCGCGGGTTTCCCGGCCCGGGACGATGTGCGTGACGCCATCATCACCAAGGACGGCCGCCCGCTGGCCGAGCAACCGGCCGGGACCGTGGTCGGGACCAGTTCGGTGCGGCGGGCCGCGCAGCTGCGTCTGCACTATCCCGGGCTGGAGATGAAACCGCTGCGCGGGAATATGAACACCCGGCTGCAGCGCCTCGAGGACGGGTACTGCGATGTGCTGATCGCGGCGGTTTCCGGCATGTACCGGATCGGGCGCGAGGACCGGATCACCGAGATTCTGCCGGTCGAGGTGATGTGCCCGCCGATCGGCGCGGGTGTGCTCACGCTCGCCTGCCGCGCCGATGACGACGAGGTCCGTGAGCTCGCCGGGCGGCTGGACCACGCCGAAACGCGCCGGGTCGCCGATGCCGAACGCGCCATGTTGCATGCCCTGCAGGGGCACTGCAACTCACCGATCGCCGGGGTGTGCGTGATCGAGCCCACCGGGCGGCTCTCATTGCGCGGCAAGGTGTTCGACCTCGAAGGCACCCGCTGGCTGGACGCCCACCACTGGGGTGTGCCGGAGGATCCGCAGGCATTGGGCTTTTTCGTCGGCGCCGATCTGCTACGTCAGGGCGCCCGCGCGATCATCGACTCGATTCCGCACTGA
- a CDS encoding ABC transporter family substrate-binding protein: MRIRSVRRGLAVPLCAVALFAAGCGVNDSGAPEGSVAELGTVNDINPHDVSELRDGGNLRLAATSYPEHWNPMQVDSDGESASIVRIMMPRAFRTDAAGSISVNTDFFTDVALTGTEPQQVTYTINPAAVWSDGTPITWEDISSQANALSGKDPRFLIGNTNGFDRIEKVERGVDDRQAIITFKSHFADWAGQFSGNFMLMPKEATATPEAFNEGWRDAPGKTAGPFVIQSTDRGQGRITLGRNPKWWGATPKLDTITFSVLASEAMVPALANNEIDAVGLGSRDEMQTARKTPGVAIRRAPGNSWSHLTFNGAPGSLLEDPKLRVAIIKAIDRAGIAKATQNGLVADPKPLNNHVFIQGQKGYQDNSIPFDPEAAARELDALGWKLNGDVREKDGRKLVIRDVMYNAQSWVQIAQIIQQNLRQVGVELAIETKPGSGFFTDNIQPGNFDVGQWVWLGDAFSLSSIPQIWGYYPDNVQGNYGRIGSPELNDLIEKTLTELDPQKAIELANQVDQAVWAEGHSIPLVQSPGNVGVRDNLANYGAAGLASLDYTKIGFLK; this comes from the coding sequence ATGAGGATTCGATCAGTGCGGAGAGGGCTCGCGGTACCGCTGTGCGCCGTGGCCCTGTTCGCGGCCGGCTGCGGCGTGAACGACAGTGGCGCGCCGGAGGGCTCGGTCGCCGAACTGGGCACGGTCAACGACATCAACCCGCACGACGTGAGCGAACTACGCGACGGTGGGAATCTGCGGCTGGCCGCGACGTCGTATCCGGAGCATTGGAATCCGATGCAGGTCGACAGCGACGGTGAGTCCGCGAGCATCGTGCGCATCATGATGCCGCGCGCGTTCCGCACCGACGCGGCCGGCAGCATCTCGGTGAACACCGACTTCTTCACCGACGTCGCGCTCACCGGTACCGAACCCCAGCAGGTGACCTACACCATCAATCCCGCGGCGGTGTGGTCCGACGGCACACCCATCACCTGGGAGGACATCTCGTCGCAGGCGAACGCGCTCAGCGGCAAGGACCCCCGCTTCCTCATCGGGAACACCAACGGATTCGACCGGATCGAGAAGGTCGAACGCGGCGTCGACGACCGCCAGGCGATCATCACCTTCAAGAGCCACTTCGCGGATTGGGCCGGACAGTTCTCCGGTAACTTCATGCTGATGCCCAAGGAGGCCACCGCCACACCGGAGGCTTTCAACGAGGGCTGGCGCGACGCACCCGGGAAAACAGCCGGGCCGTTCGTCATCCAGTCCACCGACCGCGGGCAGGGCCGGATCACCCTGGGCCGCAATCCGAAATGGTGGGGTGCGACCCCGAAACTGGACACCATCACGTTCAGCGTGCTGGCCAGCGAAGCCATGGTGCCGGCGCTGGCCAATAACGAGATCGACGCGGTCGGCCTGGGTAGCCGCGACGAAATGCAGACCGCCCGCAAAACTCCCGGCGTGGCGATCCGGCGCGCCCCCGGCAACAGCTGGTCGCATCTGACCTTCAACGGCGCCCCGGGCTCCCTCCTGGAGGACCCGAAACTGCGGGTCGCGATCATCAAGGCGATCGACCGGGCCGGTATCGCCAAGGCGACGCAGAACGGCCTGGTGGCGGACCCGAAGCCACTGAACAATCACGTCTTCATCCAGGGTCAGAAGGGCTATCAGGACAACAGCATCCCCTTCGACCCCGAGGCCGCCGCGCGCGAACTCGACGCGCTCGGCTGGAAGCTGAACGGGGACGTCCGCGAGAAGGACGGCCGCAAACTGGTGATCCGCGATGTCATGTACAACGCCCAGAGCTGGGTCCAGATCGCACAGATCATTCAGCAGAACCTGCGGCAGGTGGGGGTCGAGCTCGCCATCGAGACCAAACCCGGTAGCGGTTTCTTCACCGACAATATCCAGCCCGGTAATTTCGATGTCGGGCAGTGGGTCTGGCTGGGCGACGCGTTCTCGCTGAGCAGCATCCCCCAGATCTGGGGCTACTACCCCGACAATGTGCAGGGCAACTACGGGCGTATCGGCTCACCCGAACTGAATGATCTCATCGAGAAAACCCTGACCGAACTGGACCCGCAGAAGGCGATCGAGCTGGCCAACCAGGTCGATCAGGCAGTCTGGGCAGAAGGGCATTCGATTCCGCTGGTGCAGTCGCCCGGCAATGTCGGCGTACGCGACAATCTGGCCAACTACGGCGCCGCGGGACTGGCCTCGTTGGACTACACGAAAATAGGTTTCCTGAAGTGA
- a CDS encoding ABC transporter ATP-binding protein, with the protein MTGEITTTPAAADRTEPGDSSPEQGKTPLLEVSDLRVSFPSEEGRVDAVRGVNYTVGDGEVLAIVGESGSGKSVSSLAVMGLLPEQARVTGSIRLRGRELLGLGDKELSKLRGSAVSMVFQDPLSALTPVYRVGEQVAEALLAHGNMTKSAATKRAVELLDLVGIPDPELRAKAFPHEFSGGMRQRVVIAMAIANDPALIICDEPTTALDVTVQKQILNLLRKARDITGAGVVMITHDMGIAATLADRVAVMYAGKIVESARTAEVFRNPRMPYTVGLLGSIPRMDGPPRAPLIPIVGAPPAMHALPPGCSFAPRCPVAIDECRTAEPPLAETAPGQHAACIRTAEVDSAALFDAYRQEIGEPEAATTTDPQPVLTVTDLVKTFPITSGIILRRSKGEVRAVDGISFEVRAGRTLALVGESGSGKSTTLTQILDLVKPQSGSIEVMGRDTAALTKSERRSLRGKMAIVFQDPTASLDPRLPVSDVVAQPLRIAGRPKSEIASRVPELLRQVGLRPEHADRYPSDFSGGQKQRICIARALALDPEMLILDEPVSSLDVSIQAGVLNLLRDLQTEHGLSYLFVSHDLSVVRNLAHDIAVMYRGKIVEAGPAEQIFDNPEHEYTRALIDAVPVPVVQG; encoded by the coding sequence ATGACCGGAGAAATCACGACGACGCCGGCGGCGGCCGACCGGACCGAACCCGGCGATTCGAGTCCCGAGCAGGGCAAGACGCCGCTGCTGGAGGTATCGGACCTGCGCGTCTCCTTCCCGAGCGAGGAGGGGCGCGTCGACGCGGTCCGCGGGGTGAACTACACCGTGGGCGACGGTGAGGTGCTGGCGATCGTCGGCGAATCGGGGTCGGGCAAATCCGTCTCCTCGCTCGCCGTGATGGGGCTGCTGCCGGAACAGGCGCGGGTCACCGGCTCTATCCGGCTGCGCGGCCGCGAACTGCTCGGACTGGGCGACAAGGAGTTGTCGAAACTGCGCGGCAGCGCGGTGAGCATGGTGTTCCAGGACCCGCTGTCGGCACTGACCCCCGTGTACCGGGTGGGTGAGCAGGTCGCCGAAGCGTTGCTCGCGCACGGGAACATGACCAAGTCCGCGGCGACGAAACGCGCGGTCGAGCTGCTGGATCTGGTCGGGATACCCGATCCGGAACTGCGCGCCAAGGCCTTTCCGCACGAATTCTCCGGCGGTATGCGCCAGCGGGTGGTCATCGCCATGGCGATCGCCAACGATCCGGCGCTCATCATCTGCGATGAACCGACCACCGCCCTCGATGTCACGGTGCAGAAGCAGATCCTGAACCTGCTGCGCAAGGCGCGTGATATCACCGGCGCGGGCGTGGTGATGATCACCCACGATATGGGCATCGCCGCCACCCTCGCCGATCGTGTGGCCGTGATGTACGCGGGCAAGATCGTGGAAAGCGCGCGCACCGCGGAGGTTTTCCGTAACCCGCGCATGCCCTACACAGTGGGCCTGCTCGGCTCGATTCCGCGGATGGACGGCCCGCCGCGCGCGCCGCTCATCCCGATCGTCGGCGCACCACCGGCCATGCACGCGCTGCCGCCGGGATGTTCGTTCGCACCGCGCTGCCCGGTCGCGATCGATGAGTGCCGCACCGCCGAACCGCCGCTCGCCGAAACCGCGCCGGGCCAGCACGCGGCGTGCATCCGCACCGCCGAGGTGGATTCGGCAGCGTTGTTCGACGCCTACCGGCAGGAGATCGGCGAACCGGAGGCAGCCACGACCACCGATCCACAGCCCGTGCTCACCGTGACCGACCTGGTCAAGACCTTCCCGATCACCTCCGGGATCATCCTGCGCCGCAGCAAGGGCGAGGTTCGCGCGGTGGACGGAATCAGTTTCGAGGTCCGGGCCGGGCGCACCCTGGCCCTGGTCGGCGAATCCGGGTCCGGTAAGTCCACCACGCTCACCCAGATCCTGGACCTGGTGAAACCCCAGTCCGGCAGCATCGAGGTCATGGGTCGAGACACGGCCGCACTCACGAAGTCCGAACGCCGGTCGCTGCGCGGCAAAATGGCGATCGTCTTCCAGGACCCCACCGCGTCCCTGGACCCCCGGCTCCCCGTCTCCGACGTGGTCGCCCAGCCGCTGCGCATCGCCGGACGGCCGAAATCCGAAATCGCGAGTCGGGTACCGGAACTGCTGCGGCAGGTGGGCCTGCGCCCGGAGCACGCCGACCGCTACCCTTCGGATTTCTCCGGCGGACAGAAGCAGCGCATCTGCATCGCCCGCGCCCTGGCGCTGGACCCGGAGATGCTGATACTGGACGAACCGGTGTCCTCGCTGGACGTCTCGATCCAGGCGGGCGTACTGAATCTGCTGCGCGATCTGCAGACCGAGCACGGGCTGTCGTACCTGTTCGTCTCCCACGATCTGTCGGTGGTGCGCAATCTGGCGCACGATATCGCGGTGATGTACCGGGGCAAGATCGTCGAGGCGGGCCCGGCGGAACAGATCTTCGACAACCCGGAACACGAATACACGCGTGCGCTGATCGATGCGGTGCCCGTGCCCGTAGTGCAGGGTTGA